One genomic segment of Desulfomicrobium sp. ZS1 includes these proteins:
- the rbfA gene encoding 30S ribosome-binding factor RbfA, with translation MQRSNSRRAIQMGDQIMQVLASLLIQEVEDPTLALVTITGVRLNRDFSIAEVLYTHLRGRTAEPEITKALYHAKGFLRSRLSKELNLRGIPDLRFQWDTFLEDMVYDAPPETDS, from the coding sequence ATGCAAAGAAGTAATTCGAGACGCGCCATCCAAATGGGCGATCAGATCATGCAGGTCCTGGCCTCGCTCCTGATTCAGGAAGTCGAGGATCCGACCCTTGCCCTTGTCACTATCACGGGAGTGCGTTTAAACCGGGATTTCAGCATCGCTGAGGTGCTCTATACCCATCTGCGTGGACGCACGGCGGAGCCGGAGATCACCAAGGCGCTCTACCACGCCAAGGGTTTCCTGCGTTCGCGGCTGAGCAAGGAGCTCAACCTGCGCGGCATCCCGGACTTGCGCTTCCAGTGGGACACCTTTCTCGAGGACATGGTGTACGATGCCCCTCCTGAAACAGATAGCTGA
- a CDS encoding DUF503 domain-containing protein gives MIIGTLRLEFRLHGVFSLKEKRKSANSLKQKLRNTFNVSVAETEAQDSHQVLVLGVVTVSNDTAHVHSRLSKVLAMVEASTADELVHADMDVFGA, from the coding sequence ATCATCGGCACCCTGCGCCTTGAATTCAGGCTGCATGGTGTTTTTTCCTTGAAGGAAAAGCGAAAAAGCGCCAACAGTTTGAAACAGAAGCTGCGTAACACTTTCAATGTGTCCGTGGCCGAAACCGAAGCCCAGGATTCCCATCAGGTCCTGGTTCTCGGAGTGGTTACGGTTTCCAACGACACGGCACACGTGCACAGCCGTCTGTCCAAAGTCCTGGCCATGGTGGAAGCTTCCACCGCCGACGAGCTTGTTCATGCCGACATGGACGTATTTGGAGCCTGA